A region from the Clostridium beijerinckii genome encodes:
- a CDS encoding cupin domain-containing protein: MNNTHRLHPCPYCDNNPEGIYNDYRTYPCPYAYDHYVPINDKMENSSRLMDDGPIVLEDYGPEPFVVNINEVTKENNNYRTGLWTGDNLQVTLMSIEVGDDIGLEVHPEIDQFIRVEEGQGIVKMGTSKDSLDFQENVYDDFAIMIPAGTWHNIINTGDEPLKVYAIYAPPQHPHGVVNVTKPAE; encoded by the coding sequence ATGAATAATACTCATAGATTGCATCCATGTCCTTATTGTGATAATAACCCAGAAGGTATTTATAATGATTATAGAACTTATCCGTGTCCTTATGCTTATGACCATTATGTTCCAATTAATGATAAAATGGAGAATAGTTCGAGATTAATGGACGATGGTCCAATTGTATTGGAAGACTATGGTCCAGAACCTTTCGTAGTTAATATTAATGAAGTCACCAAGGAAAACAATAATTACCGAACCGGTTTATGGACAGGAGACAATCTTCAAGTTACATTGATGAGCATCGAGGTTGGTGATGACATAGGTTTGGAAGTTCATCCTGAAATTGATCAGTTCATACGTGTTGAAGAGGGACAAGGAATTGTTAAAATGGGAACAAGCAAAGACAGCCTAGATTTTCAAGAAAACGTATATGATGACTTTGCAATCATGATACCTGCTGGCACTTGGCACAATATTATTAATACAGGCGATGAACCACTTAAAGTATACGCTATCTATGCACCACCACAACATCCACATGGTGTAGTTAATGTAACTAAGCCTGCTGAATAA
- a CDS encoding sugar O-acetyltransferase — MDFTEIMKQNKGYYSKHTDMSSELQQKAKELCWKYNQTSPSEGEKRSSILKKLLGTYNPLTFIEPSFHCDYGFNIHTHGLTVINYNCVILDTSPVYIGANAFIAPGVCLACSGHAVLPIQRAEGIGTSKPITIEDDVWIGANVTVCGGVTIGKGSIIGAGSVVNKDIPAGVIAVGNPCKVLREITEEDVINLSAE, encoded by the coding sequence ATGGATTTTACAGAAATTATGAAACAAAATAAAGGATATTATTCAAAGCACACAGATATGTCGTCAGAATTACAACAAAAGGCGAAAGAATTATGTTGGAAATATAATCAGACTTCACCATCAGAAGGAGAAAAGAGAAGTAGCATTTTAAAAAAATTACTTGGAACTTATAATCCGCTAACATTTATTGAACCTTCATTTCATTGTGATTATGGTTTCAATATACATACACATGGACTTACTGTGATCAACTATAATTGTGTGATACTAGATACATCGCCAGTCTATATTGGTGCAAATGCATTTATAGCTCCTGGAGTTTGTTTGGCGTGCTCAGGACATGCTGTGCTTCCAATACAAAGGGCAGAAGGAATTGGAACTTCGAAACCTATTACAATAGAAGATGATGTATGGATTGGTGCTAATGTTACTGTATGTGGTGGAGTTACTATAGGAAAAGGCAGCATTATTGGTGCTGGAAGTGTGGTAAATAAAGATATTCCAGCAGGGGTAATTGCGGTAGGTAATCCTTGTAAAGTATTACGAGAGATTACAGAAGAAGACGTAATTAACTTGTCAGCTGAGTAA